The genomic interval CCCGGCCGTCACCATCGGTCTCTGGGCGGCGGGCAAGTTCCCGGCCGGCAAGATCCTCGGCTACCTCGTGGCGCAGGTGGCCGGCGCGTTCGTGGCCGCCATCCTCATCAAGCTCTGCCTGCCCGCCGAGACCGCGGTCGCCGGTACCGGCACCCCGGCGCTCGCTCCCGGCGTCGGCGTCGGCGCGGCCATCCTGCTCGAGGCCGTCCTGACCTTCTTCCTCGTCTTCACCGTGCTCGGTACCGCCGTCGACAAGCGCGCGCCGAAGCTCGGCGGCTTCCTCATCGGCCTCTCCGTCACCATGGGCATCCTCGTGGCCGGCCCCATCACGGGCGCGGCGCTCAACCCGGCTCGTCACCTAGGGCCGGCCCTGCTGGCCGGCGGCGCGTTCCTCGGCCAGTTCTGGCTCTACTGGCTCGGCCCCGTGCTCGGCGGCATCGTCGCGGGCGCCGTCTACAAGACGTTCATCGAGGCGCCGGAAGGCAAGGCGAACTGAGCCACCAGCCTCGAGGAGCGATGCGCTCCTCAAGCTGCTGCTGACGTGAACCGAGGACGGTCCTGAGGGGCGTCGACCTAGCCCTCAGGACCGTCTCGGACGGTCGTCCAGGTACTGTCCCAGCACCCGCATGGCGGCGAGCGCACGGGGGAAGCCCACGAACACGGCCGCGTGGAGGATGGCCTCACGCACCTGCCGCTCCGTGGCCCCCGTGCGCAGCGCGCCGCGCAGGTGCGTCGTCAGCTCCTCCGTCGCGCCCAGCGACGTCAGCAGCGCCACGGCGAGCAGTTCGCGCGTGGCGAGGTCCAGGCCGGGCCGGGAGAACATGTCGGTGTAGACGAAGCCCTCGATGAGGGCCGCGAGGTCGGGGTCCGCCGCGGCCAACGCCGCGCCGATGCGTTCCGACTGCGCGCCCCAGATGGCGGCGCGCGGGTCCTCTTCCGGATGCTCGATGAGCAGGGCCACGGTTCCCGACAGCACGTCCAGGCGCACGGCCCCTCCCGCCGCCTCGTTCGAGACGCCCAGCCCCGACCCCCACGGGAGGTCGGCGGCGTGCAGCGGGTAACGGACGCCGCCGATGCTCACCCGGCAACCCTCTTGCAGCGCCAGCAGGCTGACGGTCGTGCCGCCGGGCAGCTCCCT from Trueperaceae bacterium carries:
- a CDS encoding thiamine diphosphokinase; translation: MTDGRVIRPTTALILAGGMLPTPALWPALLEGCGAVIAADGGLAHARVLRVTPDLVVGDLDSVEPSLLERYPDVPIERHRADKDQLDLELALEAAWSRGATGVRVAGAVGGRLDQTLAALLIAARAASTGREVVLYGGRYEARSAVTGSSIVRELPGGTTVSLLALQEGCRVSIGGVRYPLHAADLPWGSGLGVSNEAAGGAVRLDVLSGTVALLIEHPEEDPRAAIWGAQSERIGAALAAADPDLAALIEGFVYTDMFSRPGLDLATRELLAVALLTSLGATEELTTHLRGALRTGATERQVREAILHAAVFVGFPRALAAMRVLGQYLDDRPRRS
- a CDS encoding aquaporin; translated protein: MNIKPLVAEFVGTFTLIFAGVGAIAIGADLVGVALAHGIALAVMITAVAAVSGGHLNPAVTIGLWAAGKFPAGKILGYLVAQVAGAFVAAILIKLCLPAETAVAGTGTPALAPGVGVGAAILLEAVLTFFLVFTVLGTAVDKRAPKLGGFLIGLSVTMGILVAGPITGAALNPARHLGPALLAGGAFLGQFWLYWLGPVLGGIVAGAVYKTFIEAPEGKAN